The genomic interval tatCAATTATAAGTAAGCAGTATTGGCTTTtacttagtgacttagctccgtgtgaatcaaataggtctaaatgtaagagctcaagtattgagttgatTCGATTTAAGTTTATTGGTTTATGCGTTGACTCAGTTAATTTATCTTGCTGATAAGCATTACAGAttatattttctaatttttttaatttatgtagacctctaactaagtcattttgactcattttttaaatgagtatgATGTGAGTGTGatccagtcttctgtgccacaatttggtttcctcttgttgtgtcaaaaaatattttagtgAGAAGGTTGATAGGtcaattgtataaatattatttttcctaatccccttaagtgtaatttcaagatttttcaacatttttaattaaacactcaGAGTTAGAAAACGTTACTAAGTATCCAGAATCACATAGTTGATTTATAGTaagtaaattaaaactaaatctatcaactaataagacttttcgaataataaaatcaaactcagttcgatattacctgttccgattaccttaaattttttttcgttGTCAAGCGTAATTGACCCTAAATTTTTGAGttttagcttggtgaacttcaatcgatctccagtcatatgtctggagcatctacTATCCAATATCTATTGGTCCAAATCATTATAtacctacacataaagtatttaatttaatctaatttaaatgaattataagatatattgattaaatcaatcccttattttccatctcacccaatctaggttgTCAATCATGTTCTACCTATggatgattgtgagatggttgattgattttaacttaagtttagttagattaattagatttgattttagttgaatttgattaattgagtttgatttgatttgagttagatttgattaaggttaatttgatttaaatttaacttgagttagatttgatttaaggttaatttgattttaatttaagttggatttaagtttgattttagatttaagtttactCATTTTTATTTTAATGTAAATTCATCTTACCCTTTTTCTAGATTATCAATTAGGGAACCttatgattttatgagatgattaattttaatctttaatttcgATTAAAATCAAAGGAGtgagttacatttgagttaaactaaggtttaacagttagtcaattaaacattcatttcaataattagtTTTTAGGTTGTAGTGAAGCACTAAGCTTTCTTAGATATTAGaataacaaccacttctagataaaattttttaaataaattaaatatttaattttctttttgagaatccttggtctaactaaataAGTATCGATCAACCCTATGTCCTTATCTAtcataatctaagcatgtatatagAAAGCGATAAATCAACCATCaaacaaatatatttaataataaagGTGGTCTTTCTATTAGTTCCTCTTAGATCATAGTCTCAATaaggtctatcgaggtagtggatttgattctTGGGAATCCAATAATGAtaaagtccaacttgattaaccaagttaaacttggggacccatgtttagactacttttctatttgtttgaTTAACAAGTGACaggtaatatttaaatttatgtttggcCTTATACCCAAGTCTGAATCAGTTGTATACGACCCTTTAtttcccaagaattaagtcaaggtTTTTTGAACCTAAAGTAAACCATTCCAACAAGTCCCTAAGTTCCTTGATTTgacttttcaagttagaattttcttcctcaagttgttggacttgagttgaagctCCAGCTTAAACAGATTCGGTCAAGGAACTGtggttagtcacttccttgaaggctttgacctcctcttggagtgacttgactcgaaggttggatttagctagtttcCTAAACAAGTGCAAAATTAAATTATGTGATCTAATCAGAGATATGCTTACAGTGGATTTAGAACCTTCTAAACCggatacggattcgtggcttcgctcggactcaacTTCCGATTCTGTCTCAAACTCAGATTTGATGACTTGTTCTCGGGCCGGAAGTGCAAGGAAGCTCGTCCATTCAAGATCTTTGTTAGAGTTTTACGATGAAGATTCATCTCACGTTGCCTGCAGAGCCTTCTTCTTCCGTTGCCTTTTTGCTTACTTTAGGTTGGGACAATTTCCCTTgatatgtcccttcttgttgcagccgtagcaggtgagTTCAAACTTGGCCTTTGTGGTTGGACTTAGTTGCATCGTCTTTGATTGAATTACCTTCTTGATCTCGCATTTGTGAagctcttctttttcttgtacaatttttgtactagGTTGACGAACTCAGTGGTGGTTTCATAGTtgtcttctgagtctgattcaaCTTCAGACTCGAGTTCGATTTGGTGCTTGTTCCTAGatttctttatcttgcttatacaTGTAACCAATGCAATACCTTTTTCGGCCGGAAgtacattagtctgttcatgtaattcaaattctaaaaatagctcgtctagtctaattaaagaaaggtccttggatactttgtaaacatctaccatcgatgcctataatgtattcctcggaaaagcatttaatgtgtactttattatatcatgattctcTACCTTCTAACTGATTCATGTAGTCCGTTAAGCAAATCTTGGATCCAAGCGTAGAGTTGACTTGCCAACTCAtcatcctgcattttaatattgtataatttatttagaattaagtcttgtttgcttaccttggtgtcagaggttctctcgtgcagctcgattagctttTTCCACAATTCCTTAGCGCTACTAAAGGAGCCGACCCAGTTtaactcttctttggttaggccaTATTGAAGGTCTAGGTTGTCTTTGCATTGGCTTTAATCTTCTTCATTACGCTTTAGTCACAATTTTCATAGGATATTGATTTTCCAGTATTGTCGAATGGAAGTGCGAAGCGGGTTTTGATGATGATTCACATCTTGACTTGTGTTTTGAGGTGATACTCCATTCATCTCATtcagtatccaaagtcctcgctGGAGAAGAGTGGTGGGCGtgcggtgctataaccttcttggtaAACCATTTGAAAAGCAAATTTTGCACACAATAAAATACGAAAACTTATCCCAAggcttagtcttggattagtagtgaggtataaaaaaatttatgagaAACTAAAGAACTcgaatggtgttgcaccaacttcaagaaacaacacacaaaaAAATAATTGTGAAAAATTGATCGGAAGGGGTAATCGTACCGATtccgattgactccgaaaaatttaaaatcaaataccatgaaaaaattacttgaatggtggtttcaccgattcgaaGCAACCCTGCTTTGATATCAATTGTAAGATCATTGTGCTAGAggtggtgaatagcgctcatagcTTTCACGTTCATTTAAAAACAATCGAGAGTAAATCGTGTagcaaaaagaaaagtaaaagagaaaaaagatcacacaagaacacaagtcaagatttacttggttcggagcctatgacgactcctacttcaaaccccacgatcgttgatcgttttcgttggacaatcactataatttCAGAAAACCTTTACAAATAGAGAATTACAAGTgcaataatttaattataataatttaaaattataccaacaacaacGATGTTGAAATTGCAAGCTTCTGGCTTCATTGGATCGTCTTTGGAGCAATGCGCAAGGAAAGAATTGCGAATTAGAATTATGTCTAAGCCACTACTCGAATAAGACTTTTATAAattgctgaaggcgcctttaatccCATGAAAGTCACCTCCAACTGTGAAAATTATCCCCACAGCGTCAGAGATGATAACTTCCGCAGCCTGCGATATTTATCCATCCGAAGGCGCTTTCAagctcatggaaggtgccttccatctagtctccaaggtgccttcaggtgcatggaaggcaccttcacacCTCTCCTTGTAAGCCTTTGGCCAAGACACTCGAGCACCTCCAATagccctggaggcgccttgaacactgttcatccgaggttgtTTTGTGCATTATTTCACTTCCTGCAAGACATattagtccaaaataccaaatataccctgcaaaaaaggttagcataataaaatatgattaataaaacttttttacATTCTCCAGactatctggttctgactttcgaattttttagaaactttaggtcgaaccgacgcctactactCCCTTAACGGGAAATGCGTCTTCACCTACTCTTCTTAGGATAAATTACCTTTTgttagatcggtcctccagaccgtctggacttttgctcaacgtccaaGATTTCAGGACTTTATGTTGAACGTCCAAtccacgacccatccagtcttccacctagtgtccgcgaccactaggattttcacctagagttctcgactctaggatttcgcccaaagtcctCGACCGACCAAAACTTTGCCTAATCCCCCGAACTAAGACTTCGTTGTGGTAAGACTTTCCACCtctctagcctcaactaggactttcctgctcACTGAGTCacacttattagatcacaagacaactaaactttgaactctttgccataatcaaaatttaagtttgatcatctggtgctttTTGCACCAATAGGTTAGTCGTTCTAGAATGGTTcggactctgatactaattgtttgTCCCGATGTGACCGACAAGAGGGGATGAATTATCCTAAAATTATGATTATACCCTTCTCATTTTTTTTTGACTTGAGTTAAACAAacactaaataaataaaaaaaaatgcgtATAAATAAATACGAGACtatcgagatttacttggtttacaaccagAAAGATTTCTAATCTAAGGTCATGTAAGCACTAGCAAAGTCTCCTTCTTTGAGCAAAGTCAAAGGTGGAGAAGCATTGTACAACGTTTGAAAGCACAAATTGTAAATACGAAAAATAAAGTGAAATATAAAGTACAAAAAGTGTTGTTCGAAACTCCTAAGACCGGATCTCTATTTATATCATACTGTCGAATTTATCCATTAACTGACATTAcaattccgagcgcctggagtagGTCCGGGTGCCCCCAACGATGCACTCTATCTACTTCGCAATGACTCTTCAATGGctttaggataaaattttatccacacccGAGCGGCTAGACCAGTCCGGAAGCCTAGAGTGTTACTGACGTGGACTTCGAATGTCATCCGCAGCAACGTCTAGATGAGGCTCTTGTTCATTACTAGactggttcgggcgcctggagtatgggcacttggacttgattcaggCACTTGGACAAGTCAACTTTATGTTGACTTGTCCTGCTTCTGtctgattgcttgggtgatttttcgGTCATCCTAAGTTAAGATTACTTGAATCCAACTccggccttctcttcgagcagtGTTCTgttctagcttctcgtcccttgaaagcAACACATGTATCTTTCTTATCCATCGGTGTACTTtttcgcaacacctcgtccctcgaatgtaccAAACCCGTCAACTCGTTTCTTGTGTCTTCCATCTCACTAGCTGAGTTTTCcattcaacttcttgtgttcctaagtccctatacacttagacacaagacataaaAAAATGTAGagcctaacttaacccgattgataacatcaaaactcatctggaatatttatagaaattagttcgtatgtgttcatctagttctcctagttatataaattttctctaacatcaatttgactcactatattaagaataatgattttttaaatatggattaattattttttaaatcataaaattaatcaatttaattattataattgtaGTAGTCGACTAAGAACAATAATGAAGGTAAAAATGAAATTGagtatataatttaataattttaaaattagatatCTTATTTAGGTATTTTGGAAACTTTATTAGGTTGGGTAAAAAGCTGAAAAAATAAGAATGCGGAGAGGAAAAGACAGAGATGGGAGAAGAGCGCGAAAGATGCGGGAGATCACTAACAAATATAAGGTTGCATATTTGTTCCAGATAAAAAAACATAGATTAagttttttaaacaaataaaatacataattttaaaaataatttaaaatacaataaataaaaaaataatttaaaatttaaaataaacattttttaaaaaatatataaatataaataaaatattaaaaatcagaGCCTAGAGCCCGAACTGCAGCCTACGGTTTCTTACCTATTGACGACGACCACGGCACACGACACCTGACCCCCAGCAGAACGACGGCGGTGAGAACTCAAACGTGTCTTCCCCGGACGAGGGACTGAGACGTGCCCACTGCTGATGCGAACACGTGGCAACCCACTGTTACTCCACGCTCGATCACTCTCCAGACCAACGTTCTCAGAGCGCAGGATCATGCTTCACTGCCGCCGCTCGTCGATCCCCGATAACTCATCCACGCCCTCCCACCGCCTATAAATCTCACCTCCTCCCATCCGCAATCCGTCAAATGAGTAGAAGATCCGGTGAGTAACGATGGAGGAGAAGACCAAGCCTGAGACGAAGGTGGAGATCCAGGTCGCGCTCTTGCTTAGGCTTAGCTCCTCCTCATCCATTTCAACTCATGGTTTTCTCTTGCTGATTAATGGTTCTTCCATTGCACTGGTCATGACTCGATCGAGCGTAGGAAAGGGGAGATGTTTTCTTCTTCTACAGCTCCAAGGTCAACAAGGAGGAAGCCCGGAGCCCACATGACGTGCAGAGACTCTACGTCGTGTTGCGGCCGGAGTCCGGCGAGCGGTCGGTGGAGGATAAGCAGTCAACGGATTCGGGCAAGGAAGGTAGTACCAGATCTGAAGACGAGGAGAACAAGAAAGGTGATGGCGACCCAAAGGAAGGCGGCTATGGCAGAGAAGTTGGTTCGGTTTCTTTCGAATCAATTTGAGAAAAAGAGTAGCAATTGACATGTGTTTGGATTTTGTTGATCGATTGTCAGGAAGTGAACATCGAACAGCAGCCGTTGCTCCGCTTAATTGTGATGGGGAAGAAGGGCTTACCGGATCCAGAGAAGCGAGGCCGGCCGTTCTGGGGTTTTGTGGAGCTCGTAACGACCAAAGAGGGAGATATCAAGGAGGCTCTTAAAGAAGGTACCGTATTTGTCTCTTCTGCATTCCATCGAACACCCTGAGGGCGTTCATTGTTGCCTCCTTGATAACGCAGAGGAGTACGAGACAACGACTCGCGGCCACCGCCACAAGCCTCCGGCGCGCGCTCTGGCAGAAGGCGTGTACCGGATTCTTCGGCACGAGTCCCGGCGGCAGATGCACACCCACCTGGTCTACAAGCTCGAGTTCCCGCCGGGAGACGCCGAGAATGACTCTCTGGAGGCGTTCAACCTCGAGCGCGAGGCCTCCTACCTCATCCAGATCAAGAACCCGGAACATGGCGACGGCGGCGGGCGGGCGTCCAACAGCTTCAGAGGGCTTCCGAGGAAGCGTCGCGCGTCGTACCCGGCGCATCTCCAGGGCTGGATGGGGAATCGGC from Zingiber officinale cultivar Zhangliang chromosome 6B, Zo_v1.1, whole genome shotgun sequence carries:
- the LOC121990026 gene encoding uncharacterized protein LOC121990026, whose product is MEEKTKPETKVEIQERGDVFFFYSSKVNKEEARSPHDVQRLYVVLRPESGERSVEDKQSTDSGKEGSTRSEDEENKKGDGDPKEGGYGREEVNIEQQPLLRLIVMGKKGLPDPEKRGRPFWGFVELVTTKEGDIKEALKEEEYETTTRGHRHKPPARALAEGVYRILRHESRRQMHTHLVYKLEFPPGDAENDSLEAFNLEREASYLIQIKNPEHGDGGGRASNSFRGLPRKRRASYPAHLQGWMGNRQFVPADPPDFLNYEGCELLLIAASDDVEEELGLELKTECEADPDCSDLLRLVGDTVDTKPLLRGTWD